One window of Mesorhizobium loti R88b genomic DNA carries:
- a CDS encoding NifU family protein, which yields MFIQTESTPNPATLKFLPGKEVLLEGTADFRDADSAATASPLAGRLFEIPGVTGVFFGYDFITVTKDGPDWQHLKPALLGAIMEHFMSGAPVMAKAGPAAETSETGEFYDKADEELVVTIKELLDTRVRPAVAQDGGDITFRGFENGTVFLHMKGACAGCPSSTATLKHGIQNLLRHFVPEVQQVEQVS from the coding sequence ATGTTCATCCAGACCGAATCGACGCCCAATCCGGCGACGCTGAAATTCCTGCCCGGCAAGGAAGTGCTGCTGGAAGGCACCGCGGATTTCCGCGATGCCGACAGTGCGGCCACGGCCTCGCCGCTCGCCGGTCGGCTGTTCGAAATCCCTGGCGTTACCGGCGTCTTTTTCGGCTACGACTTCATCACCGTGACCAAGGACGGTCCCGACTGGCAGCACCTGAAGCCGGCGCTTCTTGGCGCCATCATGGAGCATTTCATGTCGGGCGCGCCCGTCATGGCCAAGGCCGGCCCTGCCGCCGAGACCAGCGAGACCGGTGAATTCTACGACAAGGCTGACGAGGAACTCGTCGTCACCATCAAGGAGTTGCTCGACACGCGAGTACGCCCTGCGGTGGCCCAGGATGGCGGCGACATTACCTTCCGCGGCTTCGAGAATGGCACCGTGTTCCTGCACATGAAGGGCGCCTGCGCGGGTTGCCCGTCATCGACGGCGACGCTGAAGCACGGCATCCAGAACCTGTTGCGGCATTTCGTGCCCGAAGTGCAGCAGGTCGAACAGGTCTCCTGA
- the nhaA gene encoding Na+/H+ antiporter NhaA, translating to MQDLKQRSVFREFLDSEAAGGIILMVAAALALIVANSPLAETYFSVLHAYLGPLSVSHWVNDGLMAVFFLLVGLEIKREMLDGQLSTWPRRVLPGVAAAGGMVVPALVYVLINRNNGPALSGWAIPTATDIAFALGVLSLLGSRVPASLKVFLTALAIIDDLGAVIIIAIFYTSGLSLAYLGAAFAVIAVLIVLNRMRVMTLVPYLVLGVILWVLVLKSGVHATLAGVALALTIPLERSAGIGHDLDHSPLHRLEHGLHGIVPFFVIPIFGFANAGVSLAGLSFGALIEPLTLGVAAGLVVGKLVGVFGSSALAIRFGLADLPANAGWSHMVGISLLCGIGFTMSLFIGLLAFANDVALQDAVKVGILAGSLIAALLGAAVLLMAPAAGGAEEGQE from the coding sequence ATGCAGGATTTGAAGCAGCGGTCCGTCTTCCGCGAATTTCTCGACAGCGAGGCGGCTGGTGGCATCATCCTCATGGTGGCCGCCGCCCTTGCCCTGATCGTCGCCAACTCGCCTCTTGCCGAAACCTATTTCTCCGTTCTCCACGCCTATCTCGGGCCGCTCAGTGTCTCGCACTGGGTCAATGACGGGCTGATGGCGGTGTTCTTCCTGCTGGTCGGCCTGGAGATCAAGCGCGAGATGCTGGACGGCCAGCTTTCGACCTGGCCACGCCGGGTGCTGCCCGGTGTTGCCGCCGCCGGCGGCATGGTGGTTCCGGCACTGGTCTATGTCTTGATCAACCGCAACAACGGACCAGCCCTTTCTGGTTGGGCGATCCCGACCGCCACCGACATCGCCTTCGCGCTCGGCGTGCTGTCGCTGCTCGGCAGCCGCGTGCCGGCCTCGCTGAAGGTCTTTCTTACCGCGCTCGCCATCATCGATGACCTCGGCGCCGTCATCATCATCGCCATCTTCTATACCAGCGGCCTGTCGCTGGCTTATCTCGGTGCTGCCTTCGCCGTCATTGCGGTTCTCATCGTCCTCAACCGCATGCGGGTGATGACGCTGGTGCCCTATCTCGTGCTAGGCGTCATCCTGTGGGTGCTGGTGCTGAAGTCGGGTGTCCATGCCACGCTTGCCGGGGTGGCCCTGGCACTCACCATTCCGCTCGAACGCTCCGCCGGCATCGGCCACGACCTCGATCATTCGCCGCTGCATCGGCTCGAGCATGGCCTGCACGGGATCGTGCCGTTCTTCGTCATTCCGATCTTCGGCTTTGCCAATGCCGGCGTCTCGCTTGCTGGCCTCAGTTTCGGCGCGCTGATCGAGCCGTTGACGCTGGGCGTCGCCGCCGGCCTGGTTGTCGGCAAGCTGGTTGGCGTGTTCGGCTCATCGGCACTTGCCATCCGGTTCGGCCTGGCCGATCTGCCGGCCAATGCCGGCTGGTCGCACATGGTGGGCATCTCGCTGCTCTGCGGCATCGGCTTCACCATGAGCCTGTTCATCGGCCTGCTCGCTTTCGCCAATGATGTGGCCCTGCAGGACGCCGTCAAGGTCGGCATCCTCGCCGGCTCCCTCATAGCCGCGCTGCTGGGCGCCGCCGTGCTGCTGATGGCACCGGCGGCGGGTGGGGCGGAGGAAGGGCAAGAGTAG
- the cueR gene encoding Cu(I)-responsive transcriptional regulator — MNVGDAANRSGLPAKTIRYYEEIGLIAPARAANGYRDYSSDDIHRLAFLRRARNLGFSIEDCRQLMALYQDRSRASADVRDIAAAHVTAIEEKVRELQSMRTTLQKLIHACHGDDRPDCPILDDMAGFAQPSGKDASASI; from the coding sequence ATGAACGTGGGTGATGCAGCCAACCGGTCCGGCCTGCCGGCCAAGACCATCCGTTACTACGAAGAGATCGGTCTGATCGCGCCCGCGCGCGCCGCCAATGGCTACCGCGATTACTCCAGCGACGACATCCACCGGCTGGCCTTCTTGCGCCGCGCGCGCAACCTCGGCTTTTCCATCGAGGATTGTCGCCAGTTGATGGCACTCTACCAGGATCGCAGCCGCGCCAGCGCCGACGTGCGCGACATCGCCGCCGCCCATGTCACGGCGATCGAGGAGAAGGTGCGCGAACTGCAATCGATGCGCACGACCCTGCAGAAACTGATCCACGCCTGCCATGGTGATGACAGGCCGGATTGCCCGATTTTGGATGATATGGCGGGATTCGCGCAACCAAGTGGGAAAGACGCCTCTGCATCGATATAA
- a CDS encoding MmcB family DNA repair protein encodes MPIISPILLNPLIDGRQSERAMLVRRGVQRLLMQMGMHVLPELSLATGRRADLVALTRQGDIWIIEIKSSIEDFRVDRKWPDYRLHSDRFFFATHPGVPSEIFPEECGFILSDGYGAEILRDAPEHRMAAATRKALMLRIARAGAARLLAAELAGVSVPALEGESE; translated from the coding sequence ATGCCGATTATCTCCCCGATTCTCCTCAATCCCCTCATCGACGGCCGCCAGTCCGAGCGCGCCATGCTGGTGCGGCGTGGTGTGCAGCGGCTGCTTATGCAGATGGGCATGCATGTGCTGCCTGAACTGTCGCTTGCCACCGGCCGTCGCGCCGACCTCGTGGCGCTGACGCGGCAAGGCGACATCTGGATCATCGAGATCAAATCCTCGATCGAGGATTTCCGGGTCGACCGCAAATGGCCTGACTACCGGCTGCATTCCGACCGCTTCTTCTTCGCCACCCATCCGGGCGTGCCCTCGGAGATCTTTCCGGAAGAATGCGGCTTCATCCTCTCCGACGGCTACGGCGCGGAGATTCTGCGCGATGCGCCGGAGCACCGCATGGCGGCGGCAACGCGCAAGGCGCTGATGCTGCGCATCGCACGGGCCGGCGCGGCACGGCTGCTGGCGGCGGAGCTCGCGGGGGTGTCGGTGCCGGCGCTGGAGGGGGAGAGCGAGTAG
- a CDS encoding ActR/PrrA/RegA family redox response regulator transcription factor, whose amino-acid sequence MTGDENIGAMVEGEDTSLLIVDDDKPFLTRLARAMETRGFVVETAESVEEAVGKARANPPAYAVVDMRLGDGNGLDVVAAIREKREDSRTIILTGYGNIATAVTAVKLGAVDYLSKPADADDVFAALTRTTGERAAPPENPMSADRVRWEHIQRVYEMCERNVSETARRLNMHRRTLQRILAKRAPR is encoded by the coding sequence ATGACAGGCGATGAGAATATTGGCGCAATGGTTGAGGGCGAGGACACCTCGCTTCTGATCGTCGATGACGACAAGCCGTTCCTAACCCGTCTGGCCCGCGCCATGGAAACCAGGGGGTTCGTGGTCGAGACCGCCGAGAGCGTCGAGGAGGCGGTGGGCAAGGCCCGCGCCAATCCGCCGGCCTATGCCGTGGTCGACATGCGGCTGGGCGACGGCAACGGCCTCGACGTCGTCGCCGCCATCCGCGAGAAGCGCGAGGATTCCCGCACCATCATCCTGACCGGCTACGGCAACATCGCCACCGCAGTGACGGCCGTAAAGCTCGGCGCCGTCGACTATCTGTCCAAGCCCGCCGATGCCGACGATGTCTTCGCCGCGCTCACCCGTACGACAGGCGAGCGCGCCGCGCCCCCGGAAAACCCGATGTCGGCCGACCGCGTGCGCTGGGAACACATCCAGCGCGTCTATGAGATGTGCGAGCGCAACGTCTCCGAAACCGCGCGCCGGCTCAACATGCATCGCCGCACCCTGCAGCGGATTCTGGCCAAGCGCGCGCCGCGCTGA
- a CDS encoding universal stress protein: protein MVSKRLSREAGHRRKFLTIIDDTPECERAVAYASKRALSTSGTLVLLYVIEPDDFQHWLGVEKIMREEATATARAALDSYANKVREKLGIEPEMVVREGKPTEEIHKLIEEDQDIAILVLAAGAGKEGPGPLVGAVAGKGAAFPIPVTVVPQNLSDEEIDSLA from the coding sequence ATGGTCTCCAAACGCCTCAGTCGCGAAGCCGGCCATCGCAGGAAATTCCTGACGATCATCGACGACACGCCGGAGTGCGAGCGCGCCGTCGCCTACGCCTCGAAACGCGCGCTGAGCACCAGCGGCACGCTGGTGCTGCTCTATGTCATCGAGCCGGACGATTTCCAGCACTGGCTGGGCGTCGAGAAGATCATGCGCGAGGAGGCGACCGCCACGGCACGCGCGGCCCTGGACAGCTACGCCAACAAAGTGCGCGAGAAGCTCGGCATCGAGCCGGAGATGGTGGTGCGCGAAGGCAAGCCGACGGAAGAAATCCACAAGCTGATCGAGGAAGACCAGGACATCGCCATCTTGGTGCTGGCGGCCGGCGCCGGCAAGGAGGGACCGGGGCCACTGGTCGGCGCGGTGGCCGGCAAGGGTGCGGCTTTCCCTATTCCCGTCACAGTGGTGCCGCAGAATCTGTCCGATGAAGAGATCGATAGTCTCGCCTGA
- a CDS encoding NIPSNAP family protein, with the protein MIYELRVYRALPGRLPALLDRFDKITLKLWEKHGIRQAGFFTTLIGASNNELTYLLAWESLAEREERWAAFVKDPAWKQAREDSERDGQITETITNQILVPTSFSAVS; encoded by the coding sequence ATGATCTACGAACTTCGGGTTTACCGGGCTTTGCCGGGACGCTTGCCAGCGCTTCTTGATCGCTTCGACAAGATCACGCTCAAATTATGGGAAAAGCACGGTATTCGCCAAGCGGGTTTCTTTACCACGCTGATCGGTGCTTCGAACAACGAACTGACCTATTTGCTGGCATGGGAATCGCTGGCCGAACGCGAAGAGCGCTGGGCGGCGTTCGTGAAGGACCCTGCCTGGAAGCAGGCGCGGGAAGATTCCGAGCGTGATGGCCAGATCACCGAGACAATCACCAACCAAATTTTGGTTCCCACCTCGTTCTCGGCGGTGTCCTGA
- a CDS encoding ActS/PrrB/RegB family redox-sensitive histidine kinase yields MINVLRSPDFQQSQRLRLNTLIRLRWLAIVGQSVTVLVVAYGLKFPLPVSLCFALIACSAWMNLFLAFRFPAAHRLTPFAAFGILIFDSLQLAGLLYMTGGLTNPFSLLMTVPVVISATSLPLRLTALLGGLVMTAATLLVFIHLPLPWYEGAPLAMPFIYVAGMWMAVLSSIAFTAMYAFRVAAEARLLANALAATELVLQREQHLSALDGLAAAAAHELGTPLATITLVAKEMEKALGSDPKYGEDVKLLRSQSERCREILKRLTSLSSEGEAHLSRLPLTSLVEEVTAPHRDFGISIKLRPGDRTGPEPVGRRNPGVIYGLGNLVENAVDFARKSVTVRWSWDDAAVTFSIIDDGPGFPPEIIDRIGEPYMSTRQGNEAGGGLGLGLFIAKTLLERSGAALDFRNSSGLGEGAVVQISWPRNVFLNPEMAPATMFDTA; encoded by the coding sequence ATGATCAATGTTTTGCGTTCGCCCGATTTCCAGCAGAGCCAGCGACTGCGCCTCAACACGCTGATCCGGCTGCGCTGGCTGGCCATTGTCGGTCAGAGCGTGACGGTGCTTGTGGTCGCCTATGGCTTGAAATTCCCGCTGCCGGTCAGCCTGTGCTTCGCGCTGATCGCCTGTTCGGCGTGGATGAACCTGTTTCTGGCCTTCCGCTTTCCGGCAGCGCACCGGCTCACCCCTTTCGCGGCCTTCGGCATCCTGATCTTCGACAGCCTGCAGCTTGCCGGCCTGCTCTACATGACCGGCGGTCTGACCAATCCGTTCTCGCTGTTGATGACCGTGCCCGTCGTCATTTCGGCGACGTCGCTGCCCCTCCGGCTGACGGCGCTGCTGGGCGGACTGGTGATGACGGCCGCCACCTTGCTGGTGTTCATCCATTTGCCCTTGCCCTGGTATGAGGGCGCACCGCTGGCCATGCCTTTCATTTATGTCGCCGGCATGTGGATGGCGGTGCTGTCGTCAATCGCCTTCACCGCCATGTACGCCTTCCGGGTGGCCGCCGAGGCGCGGCTTCTAGCCAATGCGCTTGCCGCCACCGAACTGGTGCTGCAGCGCGAGCAGCACCTTTCGGCGCTCGATGGTCTGGCGGCGGCGGCGGCGCATGAGCTTGGCACGCCGCTCGCCACCATCACGCTGGTCGCCAAGGAGATGGAAAAGGCGCTCGGCAGCGACCCGAAATACGGTGAAGACGTCAAGCTGCTGCGCTCGCAAAGCGAGCGCTGCCGCGAAATTCTCAAGCGCCTGACCAGCCTGTCGTCCGAGGGCGAGGCACATCTTTCGCGGCTGCCGCTGACCTCGCTGGTCGAGGAGGTCACCGCGCCTCATCGCGATTTCGGCATTTCGATCAAGCTTCGTCCCGGCGATCGCACCGGGCCGGAGCCCGTTGGACGCCGCAATCCCGGCGTCATCTACGGCCTTGGCAATCTGGTCGAGAATGCCGTCGATTTCGCCCGCAAGAGCGTCACCGTGCGCTGGAGCTGGGATGATGCCGCCGTCACCTTCTCGATCATCGACGACGGGCCTGGTTTTCCGCCCGAAATCATCGACCGCATCGGCGAGCCCTATATGTCGACGCGCCAGGGCAATGAAGCCGGCGGTGGCCTGGGACTAGGCCTGTTCATAGCCAAGACGCTGCTGGAGCGCTCGGGTGCAGCACTCGATTTCCGCAATTCGAGCGGGCTGGGCGAGGGCGCCGTGGTGCAGATTTCGTGGCCGCGCAATGTCTTCCTGAACCCGGAAATGGCTCCAGCCACCATGTTTGACACTGCGTAA
- a CDS encoding L,D-transpeptidase — translation MRLKSFAIIAALALSSALAGCSTIGGQIFSNDYGAVTDAGYQLPRIPIEKVPRQFHRQEVNYDSPEKPGTIIVDTQNKFLYFVEGDGRAIRYGIGVGREGFEWHGTAHIALKREWPTWTPPREMIKRQPELAKFADGMEPGLKNPLGARAMYLFNKGGDMGYRLHGSPEWNSIGKAMSSGCIRLMNQDIIDLYDRAEVGAKVIVM, via the coding sequence ATGCGGTTGAAGTCGTTTGCAATAATTGCCGCATTGGCGCTCTCCTCTGCACTCGCCGGTTGCAGCACCATCGGCGGGCAGATTTTCTCCAACGACTATGGCGCGGTGACCGATGCCGGTTACCAGCTGCCGCGTATCCCGATCGAAAAAGTGCCGAGGCAGTTCCACCGGCAGGAAGTCAACTATGACAGCCCGGAAAAGCCGGGCACCATCATCGTCGATACGCAAAACAAGTTCCTCTACTTCGTTGAGGGTGACGGTCGTGCGATCCGCTACGGCATCGGTGTGGGCCGCGAGGGCTTCGAGTGGCACGGCACCGCCCATATCGCGCTGAAGCGCGAATGGCCGACCTGGACGCCGCCCCGCGAGATGATCAAGCGCCAGCCGGAACTGGCGAAGTTCGCTGACGGCATGGAACCAGGCCTGAAGAACCCGCTCGGCGCGCGCGCCATGTATCTGTTCAACAAGGGCGGCGACATGGGCTACCGCCTGCATGGCAGCCCGGAATGGAACTCGATCGGCAAGGCGATGTCGTCGGGCTGCATCCGGCTGATGAACCAGGACATCATCGACCTCTATGACCGCGCCGAGGTGGGCGCCAAGGTCATCGTGATGTAA